DNA sequence from the Sphingomonas taxi genome:
CTCGCCGGTGAAGGCGAGCATCGCCGCCACGCCCGCGCCGAAGCCCTCGCTATTGTCGCCGAGCACGATCTCCGGCCGGGTCGCGCCGATGCCGAAGATGCGCACCGCGGACCGCACGAAGATCGTCCGGCTGATCCGGTAGCGGCCCGAAGGCAGGAAGACGATCCCGCCCTTCCCGCCCTGCGCCGCGGCATCGATCGCCTGCTGAAGCGCGACGCTGTCGTCGGCGCGGCCGTCGCCGACGCCGCGGACGGTGATCGCCCGCGCGTCCTTTGGCGCGGTCAGGTAGACGGACGTCGTCGCCGCCAGAGCGGGCGCAGGCGCGACGAGCGCCGCTGCGCCGAGCAGCCAGATATGCTTCAATGGAGGTCTCCCCGGGATCGGTCGTGCCGCACGGTCCGCCGGACCGGCGGAAGAGGCTCAGGAGGCGCGGCGGCCCAAAGTCTGTGCGGCGAGCGCGACCTGCGTGCGGTTGCGCACGTTGAGCTTGCGCATCAGCGCGGTCATGTGCGCCTTCACCGTCGCCTCGGCGATGCCGAGATCGTAGGCGATCTGCTTGTTGAGCAAGCCGGAGTGGACACCGCGCAGCACCTTCATCTGCGTCGGCGTCAACTGGTCGAGCGCACAGGCCGCAACCGGCGCCGCAGCGGCGTTGATCGCGGGCTGGCGGGCGATCGGGGAAGTCCCTTCCATCGTCATCCTCCTCTGGTGGCCATAAGCCGGCGGTCGCCCGTGTCGGACGCTCCATTTTGGTCGATCGATCCGGTGTTTGGACGGATTCGGTTAGACAGATTTCCTGTATGATCTCGACAACCTGCGGGGATCAAGCCTTTTTTCTTGGCGGACGGCAAAAACCTGTCCTACAGATAGCAGGAGAACGGCAGACGAAGGCGTCGCCGAAACGGAGGGAGGGTGTCGATGCGGCACAGGCAGGCCAGCGCCGAAGCGCGCATGTCGCCGAAGCAGGTTCGTGGTACGCAGACGCTCTCCCCGCGCGGGTCGTTCCTACGGGCGTGTCGGAGATCCCTGCAAACGTCCACTTGGTCACTGCCGCTGTGCAGTGTTCCTGCGAACGCAGGAACCCAGGGCCAAGCAGAACAACGCCTTATGGTGCCCGGTACTCCTGGGCTCCTGCTTTCGCAGGAGCACTGGTGGCGATTGCCAGGAGTTTCCAATCGATACGGGGTGACGGGGCGGATGGGGACATGCCTCGAGTCGAACCTCCGCCCGGCCCCCGCGGTGTCGCGATGACCGGCGCGGACATCCGGCTCGTCGTCGCCGCGCTGGCCGGTATCCTGCTCGCGGTGCTGATGATCGTGCGCGGGCGGCTGCATCCCTTCATCGGCCTGTTGTGCGGCGCGTTCGCGGTCGGGCTGTTCGCCGGGCTGCCACTGCCCGATATCGCCAAGGCGGTGCAGAAGGGCGTCGGCGACATCATCGGCGGCACCGGGCTGGTCGTCGCGCTCGGCCTGTCGCTCGGCGCGATGCTGCACCTGTCGGGCGCCGCCGCGGCGCTGGCGCAGAGCGCGCTGCGGCTG
Encoded proteins:
- a CDS encoding response regulator transcription factor; the protein is MEGTSPIARQPAINAAAAPVAACALDQLTPTQMKVLRGVHSGLLNKQIAYDLGIAEATVKAHMTALMRKLNVRNRTQVALAAQTLGRRAS